The sequence below is a genomic window from bacterium.
CCAGAGAGTCGCGCAGCGGAAGGTGGCCGAAACCGTCCTTGCGGGGCCGCAGCCAATAGTCGAGGTCGGTGGCCCCCTCGGCGCGCATGTCGTCGCCGGCGCAGAAGGAGCGGTCGCCGGCGCCGGTGAGAACCACCACCCGCACCGAGCGGTCGGCTTCGATGGCCTCCCAGGTCCGCAGCAGCTCGGTTTGGTGGGCCTCGTCGATGGCGTTCAGCCGCTCGGGGCGGTTGATCGTCACCCGGGCGACGTGATCGGCCACAACCAGATCGATGCTCATTTCAGCGCTCCACAATTCGACAACACGAGGTCAGGGCTCATGCCAGCACTCCTGCGGTGATGAGCGCATGGACGCGTTCAGATTCGATTCCGAAGTCAGCCAACGCCTCAGCAGCACCTTGCCCCAGTCTTGGCGGAGGAAAGCGCAGCGATGCTGGTGTATCCGGCAGATGCACCGGAGACGCCAGCGAGCGCAGCGGCGTCAGGGCCGCTCGGGGCATCTCCGCGATCATCGGCGCGGTATGGGGGTCGTCTAGAGCCTCTTCAAGGGTCCGCACCGGCGCGCAGAGCACGTCTTGGGCTTCGAGACGCTGGACCACCTCGGCAGTGCTGAATCGCCCGATAGCCTCGGCGATCAAGGTTTGAAGGCGGGGCCGGTTGACGGCTTGTTCTGCCATGGTAGCGAATTCGGGCTGAGTCGAGAGGTCTGGCATCTCAAGGGCGGTGCAGATGTCGCGCAGCGGATTCGCCTTGAAGGCCCCCACCACAACAACCTCGCCGTCGGCCGCGGCAAATGTGCCCACCAGGGGGAGTCGAGCCCAGTTCACGACCTCGCGACCCATCAGCGACATCGTGGCTTCCAAGATCTGCATGGCGAGAAGGGAGTCGTATAGCGAAACCTCGACCCTCTGGCCGCGTCCGGTGCGGGATCGTTGGAGCAGGGCCATGAGGATGCCCTGCACCATGTGCATTCCGGCGGTGTAGTCGGCCAGCGACACGGGATAGATCGCGGTGGGGTGGTCGTCGTCGGCCTTGTGGGCCATGGCCCCGGTGAGCGCCTGGGCCAGGATGTCTTGGCCGCCTTTGCGAGCGTACACCCCCTCGGTGCCGAAGCCGGTGCCTTGGGCGTAGACGATGCCGGGGTTGACTTCCGACAAGCGCTGGTAGCCCAGTCCCAAGCGGTCCATCACGCCTGGCCGGTAGTTGTTCACCACCACGTCGGCCTCGGCCACCAGATCGTCGATCAGGGCCAATCCCTCGGGGGTGCGGACATCAACCGCCACGCTGCGCTTGTTGCGGTTCACCGCTCCGAAGGC
It includes:
- a CDS encoding CoA transferase — encoded protein: MSGWAADTNAAQPLAGIRVLDFSQIMMGPVATQLLADHGADVLKIERPGSGDIFRHAIVDPDGAEHPAFGAVNRNKRSVAVDVRTPEGLALIDDLVAEADVVVNNYRPGVMDRLGLGYQRLSEVNPGIVYAQGTGFGTEGVYARKGGQDILAQALTGAMAHKADDDHPTAIYPVSLADYTAGMHMVQGILMALLQRSRTGRGQRVEVSLYDSLLAMQILEATMSLMGREVVNWARLPLVGTFAAADGEVVVVGAFKANPLRDICTALEMPDLSTQPEFATMAEQAVNRPRLQTLIAEAIGRFSTAEVVQRLEAQDVLCAPVRTLEEALDDPHTAPMIAEMPRAALTPLRSLASPVHLPDTPASLRFPPPRLGQGAAEALADFGIESERVHALITAGVLA